Proteins found in one Pagrus major chromosome 20, Pma_NU_1.0 genomic segment:
- the arl3b gene encoding ADP-ribosylation factor-like protein 3, with product MGLLSILRKLKSTPDQEVRILLLGLDNGGKTTLLKQLASEDISHITPTQGFNIKSVQSQGFKLNVWDIGGQRKIRPYWRNYFENTDVLIYVIDSADRKRFEETGQELAELLDEEKLSGVPVLIFANKQDLLTAAPASEIAEGLNLHTIRDRMWQIQSCSALTGEGIQEGMNWVCKSVNSKKK from the exons ATG GGATTGCTGTCTATCCTGCGTAAGCTAAAGAGCACACCAGACCAGGAGGTGAGGATACTGCTGCTGGGTCTGGACAACGGAGGGAAGACCACGCTGCTAAAGCAGCTGGCATCTGAGGACATCAGCCACATCACCCCCACACAG GGATTCAACATCAAGAGCGTCCAGTCTCAGGGTTTTAAACTGAACGTTTGGGACATTGGAGGCCAGAGGAAGATCAGGCCGTACTGGAGAAACTACTTTGAAAACACAGATGTGCTG ATTTATGTCATTGACAGCGCTGACAGGAAGAGATTTGAGGAAACGGGTCAG gaGCTTGCTGAGTTGTTGGATGAAGAGAAGTTGAGCGGCGTCCCTGTGCTGATCTTTGCGAACAAGCAGGACCTTCTGACGGCCGCCCCGGCCTCCGAGATCGCCGAGGGTCTCAATCTGCACACCATCCGGGATCGCATGTGGCAGATCCAGTCCTGCTCCGCCCTCACTGGTGAGGGGATTCAG GAGGGCATGAATTGGGTCTGCAAGAGCGTCAACTCCAAGAAGAAATAG